The Kitasatospora paranensis genome has a window encoding:
- a CDS encoding SRPBCC family protein: MNIIETLDVGVPLRTAYDHWTKYEDFSGFAKGVQSVSQGDEVTTDWEVKVGPSKRSFKATVQEQVPDERIVWTSQGAKGSTRGAVSFHEITPP, encoded by the coding sequence ATGAACATCATCGAGACCCTCGACGTCGGCGTTCCGCTGCGCACCGCGTACGACCACTGGACGAAGTACGAGGACTTCAGCGGCTTCGCGAAGGGCGTGCAGAGCGTCTCCCAGGGCGATGAGGTCACCACCGACTGGGAGGTCAAGGTCGGGCCGTCCAAGCGCAGCTTCAAGGCCACCGTGCAGGAGCAGGTACCGGACGAACGCATCGTGTGGACCTCACAGGGCGCCAAGGGCAGTACCCGCGGCGCCGTGAGCTTCCACGAGATCACCCCACCCTGA
- a CDS encoding RICIN domain-containing protein: protein MPGASKVDGRAVNHSPCNGTDAQRWTVVGTGSLVNKNSGMRITVLDSGDLAGDLAVQRPAYGNAQTFTIDTTGPDSAARTGTFHLVNENSRMCVDVPGAATTGGTGLVQNPCTTTGSERWERLPTVDGSYLLRNTATGRCLDNGGTAATDAQAVQQTCATTDPDQIWSLPTNGAFGRLVDRASNLNLSIHGWSTAAGAPVIQDAYTYGHPAHRFALTPTP from the coding sequence GTGCCCGGCGCCTCCAAGGTCGACGGCAGGGCGGTCAACCACTCGCCCTGCAACGGCACCGACGCCCAGCGCTGGACGGTCGTCGGCACCGGCAGCCTGGTCAACAAGAACAGCGGTATGAGGATCACCGTCCTCGACTCCGGCGACCTCGCCGGTGACCTCGCCGTCCAGAGGCCCGCCTACGGCAACGCCCAGACCTTCACCATCGACACGACCGGCCCCGACTCCGCCGCCCGCACCGGCACCTTCCACCTCGTCAACGAGAACTCGAGGATGTGCGTCGATGTCCCCGGCGCCGCCACCACCGGCGGCACCGGCCTCGTCCAGAACCCCTGCACCACCACGGGCAGCGAACGCTGGGAGCGCCTGCCGACCGTCGACGGCAGCTACCTGCTCCGCAACACCGCCACCGGCCGGTGCCTCGACAACGGCGGCACCGCGGCCACCGACGCCCAGGCCGTCCAGCAGACCTGCGCCACCACCGACCCCGACCAGATCTGGAGCCTGCCCACCAACGGCGCCTTCGGCCGCCTCGTCGACCGGGCGAGCAACCTGAACCTCAGCATCCACGGATGGAGCACCGCCGCCGGAGCCCCCGTCATCCAGGACGCCTACACCTACGGCCACCCCGCCCACCGCTTCGCCCTCACCCCGACCCCGTGA
- a CDS encoding STAS domain-containing protein, whose product MGTIDGPGGLAMHPHSCHPACPPGTALRAVTARLGDAALCYLGGTLDPDDAEAARDALDRTLAMPCPLICVDLRDLGFCSCTGLNLFLQARLTARQAGRTLVLLSPSPQVERLLRLSETEDLFPVQPDVRHALATRMAEPVATAA is encoded by the coding sequence ATGGGGACCATCGACGGGCCAGGAGGCCTGGCCATGCACCCCCACTCCTGCCACCCCGCATGCCCGCCTGGCACTGCCCTGCGCGCCGTCACCGCTCGTCTCGGTGACGCGGCCCTGTGCTACCTCGGCGGCACCCTCGACCCCGACGACGCGGAAGCCGCGCGAGACGCCCTCGACCGGACGCTCGCCATGCCCTGCCCGCTCATCTGCGTCGACCTGCGCGACCTCGGCTTCTGCTCCTGCACCGGCCTCAATCTGTTCCTCCAGGCCCGCCTGACGGCCCGCCAGGCCGGCCGCACCCTCGTCCTCCTCTCCCCCAGCCCCCAGGTCGAACGCCTGCTCCGCCTGAGCGAGACCGAGGACCTGTTCCCCGTCCAGCCCGACGTCCGCCACGCCCTCGCCACCCGCATGGCCGAGCCCGTCGCCACGGCCGCCTGA
- a CDS encoding GAF domain-containing protein, which produces MHPAAARGRVRDRRTAIATTDPTVHGRGHGSTGGLSTAPARLPFPQRPSVETATLWQAAGVLMERYRLANGADTVALIEAAARLHHLPPQVLAEAVVAAPRPADRHRLWFPRRNRPGAPDSSYWEEAGADTADRGTVLRAALARTVDISGCARADLQVLDPLHDTLVIEEQQGFDQPFLDFFARVSPATTSACSAARARGRRVTVTDTSTDPLFSYAPAREALLAADSRAVQSTPFLVLGRCLGIVSTHHTRPGHTPSRIEESALDALAHHTAGWLNWNLRDTLLNALEYLHHAAGER; this is translated from the coding sequence GTGCACCCGGCTGCCGCACGCGGCCGTGTCCGCGACAGGAGGACGGCCATCGCCACCACCGACCCGACCGTCCACGGACGTGGCCACGGGAGCACCGGCGGGCTCTCGACCGCGCCGGCCCGACTCCCGTTCCCGCAGCGCCCGTCCGTAGAGACCGCGACGCTCTGGCAGGCAGCCGGCGTTCTGATGGAGCGCTACCGGCTGGCCAACGGTGCCGACACCGTTGCCCTGATCGAGGCCGCCGCCCGACTCCACCACCTGCCGCCCCAAGTCCTGGCGGAGGCCGTTGTCGCCGCACCACGACCGGCCGACCGCCACCGGCTGTGGTTCCCCCGTCGGAACCGGCCGGGCGCCCCCGACTCCTCATACTGGGAGGAGGCAGGAGCCGACACCGCCGACCGTGGCACCGTCCTGCGCGCCGCCCTCGCCCGGACGGTCGACATCAGTGGCTGCGCCCGGGCCGACCTGCAGGTCCTCGATCCGCTGCACGACACGCTCGTGATCGAGGAGCAGCAGGGCTTCGACCAGCCGTTCCTGGACTTCTTCGCCCGCGTCTCCCCCGCCACCACGAGCGCCTGCTCTGCTGCCCGGGCCCGCGGCCGGCGGGTCACCGTCACCGACACGTCGACCGACCCTCTGTTCTCGTACGCCCCCGCCCGCGAGGCGCTGCTCGCAGCGGACAGCCGGGCCGTGCAGAGCACCCCTTTCCTCGTCCTCGGCCGCTGCCTGGGGATCGTGTCGACCCACCACACCCGCCCCGGACACACCCCCAGCCGCATCGAGGAGAGCGCCCTCGACGCCTTGGCCCACCACACCGCGGGCTGGCTGAACTGGAATCTGCGGGACACCCTGCTGAACGCCCTTGAGTACCTCCACCACGCGGCGGGCGAACGCTGA
- a CDS encoding sigma factor, with protein MGKAQARALSDARFVRLAGLEPGTAASSHVRGTLIELNVPLVRFAAARFRSRASTERQGLTQAGTVGLIKAVDGYDIQRGVEFLAYALPTIIGEIKRYFRDTIRPVRVPRSLQELYLTVTHAADRLEQRSGRLPTAAELATDLDVDQPQAERGLMVGRAYRAYSLDELRGDSSDGIATRAERIGGCDPELDLVGRVGAGQERTLAAPLAPSRATPHSAPPWAACSGPRPGAPPVGRSAAVRCRT; from the coding sequence GTGGGCAAGGCGCAGGCGCGTGCCTTGAGCGATGCGCGCTTCGTCCGGCTGGCCGGGCTCGAGCCCGGTACGGCCGCCTCCAGCCATGTGCGCGGCACCCTCATCGAGCTGAACGTGCCCCTGGTGCGCTTCGCCGCGGCACGCTTCCGCTCCCGGGCCTCGACCGAACGCCAGGGCCTCACACAGGCCGGCACGGTCGGGCTGATCAAGGCCGTTGACGGCTACGACATCCAGCGCGGTGTCGAGTTCCTCGCCTATGCGCTGCCGACCATCATCGGCGAGATCAAGCGGTACTTCCGCGACACGATCCGGCCGGTGCGGGTGCCGCGCAGCCTTCAGGAGCTGTACCTCACGGTCACGCATGCCGCGGACCGGCTCGAACAGCGATCGGGGCGCCTGCCGACCGCCGCCGAACTCGCCACCGACCTCGACGTCGATCAACCCCAGGCGGAGCGGGGCCTGATGGTCGGCCGGGCCTACCGGGCGTACTCCCTCGACGAGCTGCGCGGCGACAGCAGCGACGGCATCGCCACCCGCGCAGAGCGCATCGGGGGCTGCGATCCCGAACTCGACCTGGTGGGCCGCGTGGGCGCGGGCCAGGAACGCACCCTGGCCGCGCCACTGGCGCCGTCCCGGGCCACTCCGCACTCTGCCCCCCCGTGGGCTGCCTGCTCCGGCCCTCGTCCCGGAGCACCTCCGGTAGGCCGTTCCGCGGCCGTCCGGTGCCGCACCTGA
- the katG gene encoding catalase/peroxidase HPI — MLHQHSPRSNPMGDDFDYATEFTALDVEALKRDVIELMTASQDWWPADYGHYGPLFIRMSWHAAGTYRIADGRGGGGSGAQRFAPLNSWPDNASLDKARRLLWPVKQKYGQNISWADLLVFAGNCALESMGFSTFGFGFGREDIWEPEEIFWGPEDTWLGDERYSGDRDLSNPLGAVQMGLIYVNPEGPDGNPDPLAAARDIRETFGRMAMNDEETAALIIGGHTFGKCHGAVDPAYLGPEPEAAPLEQQGLGWHNTYGSGKGADTLTSGLEGAWTNKPTAWDNGYLGNLFRYDWERTTSPAGAHQWRPTDPAAQGTVPDAHDPSKRHAPMMLTTDLALREDPVYGPICRRFHEHPDELAEAFAKAWYKLLHRDMGPLSRYLGPWVPDPQLWQDPVPPVDHELVEDEDIAALKERIVHSGLSIPQLVTTAWAAAASFRGTDKRGGVNGARIRLAPQRDWEANDLPEVVGTVHRLEQIQRDFNAAQTGAKRISLADLIVLGGCAAVERAALNAGHTVTVPFAPGRTDASQEQTDVESFAVLAPRADGFRNYLRSGEKLSPETLLLDRANLLTLTAPEMTVLVGGMRALNAGFRGSQHGVLTLRPETLTRDFFINLLDSGTEWRASESSVNVFEGRDRKTGEMRWLATAVDLVFGSHSQLRAIAEVYAAGDADEKFVRDFVAAWQKVMNLDRFDLHRPPPATSPR, encoded by the coding sequence GTGCTGCACCAGCACTCGCCCCGTTCCAACCCGATGGGCGATGACTTCGACTACGCGACCGAGTTCACCGCACTCGACGTCGAGGCGTTGAAGCGGGACGTCATCGAGCTGATGACCGCGTCACAGGACTGGTGGCCTGCCGACTACGGCCACTACGGACCGCTGTTCATCCGGATGAGCTGGCACGCCGCAGGCACGTACCGCATCGCCGACGGGCGAGGAGGCGGCGGCAGTGGCGCCCAGCGCTTCGCCCCGCTCAACAGCTGGCCGGACAACGCCAGCCTAGACAAGGCGCGTCGGCTGCTGTGGCCGGTCAAACAGAAGTACGGCCAGAACATCTCATGGGCCGACCTGCTGGTGTTCGCCGGCAACTGCGCCCTGGAGTCGATGGGGTTCAGCACGTTCGGCTTCGGATTCGGACGCGAGGACATCTGGGAACCCGAGGAGATCTTCTGGGGCCCGGAGGACACCTGGCTCGGAGACGAGCGCTACAGCGGCGACCGCGATCTCAGCAATCCTCTCGGCGCCGTGCAGATGGGGTTGATCTACGTGAATCCGGAGGGTCCCGACGGCAATCCGGACCCGCTGGCCGCCGCCCGCGACATCCGGGAGACCTTCGGGCGGATGGCCATGAACGACGAGGAGACAGCGGCCCTCATCATCGGAGGTCACACCTTCGGAAAGTGCCACGGCGCCGTCGATCCGGCGTACCTCGGCCCGGAACCCGAGGCCGCTCCCCTGGAGCAGCAGGGCCTGGGTTGGCACAACACGTACGGCAGCGGCAAGGGCGCCGACACGCTCACCAGCGGACTGGAAGGCGCCTGGACCAACAAGCCGACGGCCTGGGACAACGGCTATCTGGGCAACCTGTTCCGCTACGACTGGGAACGCACCACCAGTCCCGCTGGGGCCCACCAGTGGAGGCCGACCGATCCCGCGGCGCAGGGCACGGTGCCGGACGCGCACGACCCGTCGAAGCGGCACGCCCCGATGATGCTGACGACGGACCTGGCGTTGAGGGAGGACCCGGTCTACGGGCCGATCTGCAGGCGCTTCCACGAGCATCCGGACGAGCTCGCCGAGGCCTTCGCGAAGGCCTGGTACAAGCTGCTCCACCGCGACATGGGCCCGCTGTCCCGCTATCTCGGGCCGTGGGTTCCCGACCCGCAGCTGTGGCAGGACCCGGTCCCCCCGGTCGATCACGAACTGGTCGAGGACGAGGACATTGCGGCCCTCAAGGAGCGGATCGTCCACTCCGGTCTCAGCATCCCGCAGCTGGTCACCACCGCGTGGGCCGCAGCAGCGAGCTTCCGCGGTACCGACAAGCGCGGCGGGGTCAACGGGGCGCGGATCCGGCTGGCGCCGCAGAGGGACTGGGAGGCCAACGACCTGCCCGAGGTGGTCGGAACGGTGCATCGGCTGGAGCAGATCCAGCGGGACTTCAACGCGGCACAGACCGGCGCCAAGAGGATCTCCCTCGCCGACCTGATCGTCCTGGGCGGTTGCGCAGCGGTCGAGCGGGCCGCGCTGAACGCCGGGCATACCGTCACTGTCCCGTTCGCGCCGGGGCGCACGGACGCCTCGCAGGAGCAGACCGACGTCGAGTCGTTCGCCGTGCTCGCCCCGCGGGCCGACGGGTTCCGCAACTATCTCCGCTCCGGCGAAAAGCTGTCGCCGGAGACGCTGCTGCTGGATCGGGCGAACCTGCTGACGCTGACCGCGCCCGAGATGACCGTCCTGGTCGGCGGCATGCGGGCACTGAACGCCGGCTTCCGGGGTTCCCAGCACGGCGTCCTCACCCTGCGTCCGGAGACGCTGACGAGAGACTTCTTCATCAATCTGCTCGACTCGGGCACGGAGTGGAGAGCGTCGGAGTCGAGCGTGAACGTCTTCGAGGGGCGGGACCGGAAGACCGGCGAGATGAGATGGCTGGCCACTGCCGTCGACCTCGTCTTCGGGTCGCACTCCCAGCTACGCGCCATCGCCGAGGTCTACGCCGCCGGGGACGCGGACGAGAAGTTCGTGCGCGACTTCGTGGCGGCCTGGCAGAAGGTGATGAACCTCGACCGGTTCGACCTGCACCGACCTCCACCGGCAACCTCGCCCCGGTAG
- a CDS encoding DUF6131 family protein produces MIILGVILLVIGFLTSISILWTIGIVLVVIGAILWILGAVGHQVGARRHYY; encoded by the coding sequence GTGATCATCCTCGGAGTCATCCTTCTCGTCATCGGATTCCTCACCAGCATCTCCATACTCTGGACCATCGGCATCGTCCTCGTCGTCATCGGCGCGATCCTGTGGATCCTGGGCGCGGTCGGCCACCAGGTCGGCGCCCGCCGCCATTACTACTGA
- a CDS encoding aldo/keto reductase yields the protein MRYRVLGGTGIEVSTHCLGTMMFGSVGNPDHEDCIRIVHAALDQGINFVDTADMYSAGESEEIVGKALQGRRDDVVLATKVHFPMGEGPNRGGNSRRWIVQAVEDSLRRLRTDRIDLYQVHRPDHRTDVEETLGVLGDLVRQGKIRAFGCSTFPAEEIVEAQWVAERRALARFRTEQPPYSILARGVESSVLPVAQRYGMGVLTWSPLASGFLTGRYRKGGPVDLTGGRAALTPHRFDPALPENVRKLEVVEQLVGLAGELGCSLPELAVAFPAAHPAVTSVIIGPRTMDQLTGLLKGASLTLDGATLDRIDEIVPPGVNLYHPDGAWRSPALAPAARRLPLADRAAAGD from the coding sequence ATGCGTTACCGAGTACTCGGCGGTACCGGCATCGAGGTGAGCACGCACTGCCTCGGGACCATGATGTTCGGATCCGTCGGCAACCCGGACCATGAGGACTGCATCCGCATCGTGCACGCGGCACTGGACCAGGGGATCAACTTCGTCGACACCGCGGACATGTACTCCGCGGGCGAGTCCGAGGAGATCGTCGGCAAGGCGCTCCAGGGGCGGCGTGACGACGTGGTGCTGGCGACCAAGGTGCACTTCCCGATGGGCGAGGGGCCGAACCGGGGCGGCAACTCGCGACGCTGGATCGTGCAGGCCGTGGAGGACAGCCTGCGGCGGCTGCGCACCGACCGGATCGACCTGTACCAGGTGCACCGGCCGGATCACCGCACGGATGTCGAGGAGACGCTGGGCGTGCTGGGCGACCTGGTGCGGCAGGGCAAGATCCGGGCCTTCGGCTGCTCGACCTTCCCGGCCGAGGAGATCGTCGAGGCGCAGTGGGTGGCCGAGCGGCGTGCACTGGCACGGTTCCGGACGGAGCAGCCGCCGTACTCGATCCTGGCCCGCGGGGTGGAGTCCTCGGTGCTGCCGGTCGCACAGCGCTACGGCATGGGCGTGCTCACCTGGAGCCCGCTCGCCTCCGGCTTCCTCACCGGCCGGTACCGCAAGGGCGGTCCGGTGGACCTGACCGGCGGGCGGGCCGCGCTCACCCCGCACCGCTTCGACCCTGCGCTGCCCGAGAATGTCCGGAAGCTGGAGGTGGTCGAGCAGTTGGTCGGGCTCGCCGGCGAGCTCGGCTGCTCGCTGCCGGAGCTCGCGGTGGCCTTTCCGGCGGCGCACCCGGCCGTCACCTCGGTGATCATCGGGCCGCGCACCATGGACCAGCTCACCGGCTTGCTGAAGGGTGCCTCGCTCACGCTGGACGGCGCGACGCTCGACCGGATCGACGAGATCGTCCCACCGGGCGTCAACCTCTACCACCCCGACGGCGCCTGGCGCTCGCCCGCCCTGGCCCCGGCCGCCCGCCGGCTGCCGCTCGCCGACCGGGCGGCAGCCGGGGACTGA
- a CDS encoding class II glutamine amidotransferase, which produces MALTFGLQDDTPLAVERMIGTIEAAGNRHGVPDPLQMTVAVSDGRRLWAFRYSTERHSRTLFFSTDVRTLRALHPEIEALREVADGARIVVSEPLGDLTGAWHEVPESSYGHVADGGGELRGLVPRPA; this is translated from the coding sequence GTGGCGCTCACGTTCGGGCTGCAGGACGACACCCCGCTCGCCGTCGAGCGCATGATCGGCACCATCGAGGCCGCAGGGAACCGCCACGGTGTGCCCGACCCACTTCAGATGACGGTCGCGGTCTCCGACGGACGCCGCCTCTGGGCCTTCCGATACTCCACAGAACGTCACTCGAGGACACTGTTCTTCAGCACGGATGTCCGCACGCTGCGCGCGCTCCACCCGGAGATCGAGGCGTTGCGCGAGGTCGCGGACGGTGCACGCATCGTGGTCTCCGAACCGCTCGGCGACCTGACGGGCGCCTGGCACGAGGTACCCGAATCCTCCTACGGCCATGTCGCGGACGGGGGCGGCGAGTTGCGCGGCCTCGTCCCGCGCCCGGCCTGA
- a CDS encoding RICIN domain-containing protein, which yields MPQVSATRPALPAGSRQLVSRKTGQCAEAGPGTAVSQQPCRSVTSQAWSLVTAADGTVQLRNAAAARCLGVGGSTQDQARTVLEPCDAAAAGQSWRIPDDGQYHPVINQDSGMWLGLVDWSLPAPPAGDGLTQSKNYYNDPAFRWLLRPAVD from the coding sequence GTGCCGCAGGTCTCGGCGACCCGCCCGGCACTGCCGGCCGGGTCGCGGCAGTTGGTGAGCCGCAAGACCGGCCAGTGTGCGGAGGCCGGGCCGGGCACGGCGGTCTCCCAGCAGCCGTGCCGGTCCGTCACCTCCCAGGCGTGGTCGCTCGTCACGGCCGCGGACGGGACGGTGCAGCTGCGCAACGCGGCGGCCGCCCGTTGCCTGGGCGTCGGCGGGAGCACCCAGGATCAGGCGCGCACCGTCCTGGAGCCGTGCGACGCAGCCGCGGCAGGGCAGAGCTGGCGGATCCCCGACGACGGCCAGTACCACCCCGTGATCAACCAGGACAGCGGGATGTGGCTCGGCCTGGTCGACTGGTCGCTCCCGGCACCGCCGGCCGGGGACGGTCTGACGCAGAGCAAGAACTACTACAACGACCCGGCGTTCCGCTGGTTGCTGCGTCCCGCTGTCGACTGA
- a CDS encoding phospholipase D family protein has product MELTDWLLLPDERGNRATVLDHRRAGRAAWSEGNRVRPLVHGAAYFAELLAAVRAQRAGDLLLFTDWRGDPDELLDDDGTDVGGALCAAAERGVIVKGLVWRSHLDRLQFSERENRHIGEEVEAAGGECLLDMRVRPGGSHHQKLVVLRHPDRPDLDVAFVGGIDLCHSRRDDGTHRGDPRAQPMAAVYGHRPPWHDLQLAVRGPAVGDLEGCFRERWEDPAPLSRSPFGRLRQLVHREDTRAGRLPARLPDPLPCGSHTVQVLRTYPNRLLRGYPYAPDGERSVARGYRKALLRARALVHVEDQYLWSAEVAGCFARALADNPGLRLIAVVPSHPDQDGRLTRGMNLVGRIAALEELRRAGGDRVAVYGVENHAGTPVYVHAKVCVVDDVWASVGSANLNRRSWTHDSELNCAVLDQDRDGREPRDPGGQGHSARTFARNLRLELAREHLDRPAPDDPLAPDPLCDPVLAFDAFAEAAAALDAWHRNSRRGPRPPGRLRPYRVPQLTGTARVLAGPLYRLVADPDGRPLRLRRSRSF; this is encoded by the coding sequence GTGGAACTCACCGACTGGCTGCTGCTGCCCGACGAACGCGGGAACCGGGCGACCGTCCTGGATCACCGCCGGGCCGGCCGGGCGGCCTGGTCCGAGGGCAACCGGGTACGGCCGCTGGTCCACGGCGCCGCGTACTTCGCCGAACTGCTCGCCGCCGTGCGTGCTCAGCGCGCCGGGGACCTGCTGCTCTTCACCGACTGGCGCGGCGACCCGGACGAGCTGCTCGACGATGACGGCACCGACGTCGGCGGCGCGCTGTGCGCGGCGGCCGAACGCGGCGTGATCGTCAAGGGCCTGGTGTGGCGGTCCCATCTGGACCGGCTCCAGTTCAGCGAGCGGGAGAACCGCCATATCGGCGAGGAAGTCGAGGCTGCCGGGGGCGAGTGTCTGCTGGACATGCGGGTGCGGCCGGGCGGTTCGCACCACCAGAAGCTGGTCGTGCTGCGCCATCCGGACCGCCCGGACCTCGATGTCGCCTTCGTCGGAGGCATCGACCTCTGTCACAGCCGCCGTGACGACGGCACCCATCGCGGGGACCCGCGGGCCCAGCCGATGGCCGCCGTCTACGGCCACCGGCCGCCGTGGCACGACCTCCAGCTGGCCGTCCGCGGGCCCGCCGTCGGTGACCTGGAGGGCTGCTTCCGGGAGCGCTGGGAGGACCCGGCCCCGCTCAGCCGCAGCCCATTCGGCCGGCTACGCCAGCTGGTGCACCGCGAGGACACCCGGGCCGGCCGGCTGCCCGCCCGGCTGCCCGACCCGCTGCCCTGCGGCAGCCACACCGTCCAGGTGCTGCGCACATACCCCAACCGGCTGCTCCGCGGCTACCCTTACGCCCCCGACGGCGAGCGCAGTGTCGCCCGCGGCTACCGGAAGGCCCTGCTGCGGGCCCGGGCGCTCGTCCATGTCGAGGATCAGTACCTCTGGTCGGCCGAAGTCGCAGGCTGCTTCGCCCGGGCCCTTGCCGACAACCCGGGGCTACGGCTGATCGCTGTCGTCCCCTCACACCCCGATCAGGACGGCCGACTCACCCGGGGGATGAACCTGGTCGGACGGATCGCCGCCCTGGAGGAGCTGCGCCGCGCCGGCGGTGACCGGGTCGCCGTCTACGGGGTGGAGAACCACGCAGGGACTCCCGTCTACGTGCACGCCAAGGTGTGCGTGGTCGACGACGTCTGGGCGTCGGTCGGCTCCGCCAACCTCAACCGCCGCTCCTGGACACATGATTCGGAGCTCAACTGCGCCGTCCTGGACCAGGACCGGGACGGGCGCGAGCCGCGCGACCCAGGCGGGCAGGGCCACAGCGCGCGTACCTTCGCGAGGAACCTCCGACTGGAACTCGCCCGTGAACACCTGGACCGCCCCGCGCCCGACGACCCGCTCGCGCCGGATCCCCTCTGCGACCCGGTCCTCGCCTTCGACGCATTTGCCGAGGCCGCCGCCGCCTTGGACGCGTGGCACCGCAACAGCCGCCGGGGCCCCCGTCCGCCGGGCCGGCTGCGCCCCTACCGGGTGCCGCAGCTGACAGGCACGGCGCGCGTGCTGGCCGGCCCCCTCTACCGCCTGGTGGCCGACCCCGACGGCCGGCCGCTCCGGTTGCGGCGCAGCCGTTCCTTCTGA
- a CDS encoding DUF6296 family protein: MTCTRYAVTLPGTPGTHAPPEIVIVHATGTHTPDGQPIFQDTAGTFRRTHS; this comes from the coding sequence CTGACCTGCACGCGCTACGCAGTCACCCTCCCCGGCACGCCCGGCACCCACGCGCCCCCGGAGATCGTGATCGTTCACGCCACCGGCACCCACACCCCGGACGGCCAACCGATCTTCCAGGACACTGCCGGCACCTTCCGAAGAACGCACTCGTGA
- a CDS encoding VOC family protein, whose translation MATIKQVQITFDCGEPARVARFWSEALGYDAPPLPEGFATWDDFDRALSTGHQGPASAACADPSGAGPRLYFQRVPEGKVVKNRVHLDVRVGTGLVGEERLAALEAECTRLLALGAVRGLLLRADGVNESCLLMQDVEGNEFCLD comes from the coding sequence ATGGCAACGATCAAGCAGGTCCAAATCACCTTCGACTGCGGAGAACCGGCGCGCGTCGCTCGCTTCTGGTCCGAGGCACTGGGGTACGACGCACCGCCGCTGCCGGAGGGGTTCGCCACCTGGGACGACTTCGACCGCGCACTGTCCACGGGGCATCAGGGACCGGCGTCCGCCGCCTGCGCCGACCCCTCGGGTGCGGGCCCGCGGCTGTACTTCCAGCGCGTTCCCGAAGGCAAGGTCGTGAAGAACCGGGTGCATCTCGACGTGCGGGTCGGCACCGGGCTCGTGGGCGAGGAGCGCCTGGCCGCGCTCGAGGCCGAATGCACGCGACTGCTCGCGCTCGGCGCGGTGCGCGGGCTGCTCCTGCGCGCCGACGGTGTCAACGAGTCGTGCCTCCTGATGCAGGACGTCGAAGGCAACGAGTTCTGTCTCGACTGA
- a CDS encoding RNA polymerase sigma factor, whose protein sequence is MRRIAADWARGAQRMHLAADFDTWAAAIPGSEDTEASVLDGQEAALVARAFARLPERWQAVLWYSAVEREGAGEVARRLGMTASGVGSLAARAREGLKAAYLEAHLDAAGSAECRHYGHLLSVAVRGGGSRGRDLERHLASCDRCGRAAADLQDINSRLGALLPVALLLWGGCYAVAPLAAGAAASGAGAPAGQAARPRAA, encoded by the coding sequence GTGCGGCGGATCGCCGCCGACTGGGCGCGCGGGGCGCAGCGCATGCACCTCGCCGCCGACTTCGACACCTGGGCCGCGGCGATCCCCGGATCCGAGGACACCGAGGCCTCGGTGCTCGACGGACAGGAGGCCGCACTGGTCGCCCGCGCCTTCGCCCGGCTCCCGGAGCGCTGGCAAGCGGTGCTCTGGTACTCGGCGGTGGAGCGGGAGGGCGCGGGGGAGGTGGCGCGTCGGCTCGGGATGACCGCGAGCGGCGTCGGCTCGCTGGCGGCCCGCGCCCGGGAGGGGCTGAAGGCGGCCTACCTGGAGGCGCATCTGGACGCGGCGGGCAGCGCGGAGTGCCGGCACTACGGGCACCTCCTCAGTGTCGCCGTCCGTGGGGGCGGCAGCCGGGGGCGCGACCTGGAACGGCACCTGGCGTCCTGCGACCGGTGCGGACGGGCCGCCGCCGACCTGCAGGACATCAACAGCCGGCTCGGTGCCCTGCTCCCGGTCGCGCTGCTGCTGTGGGGCGGGTGCTACGCCGTGGCGCCGCTCGCCGCCGGCGCGGCGGCGTCGGGAGCGGGAGCCCCGGCCGGCCAGGCGGCGCGGCCTCGGGCAGCGTGA